A genomic window from Cricetulus griseus strain 17A/GY chromosome 4, alternate assembly CriGri-PICRH-1.0, whole genome shotgun sequence includes:
- the Cd276 gene encoding CD276 antigen isoform X2, producing MLCGWGGPSVGVCMRTALGVLYFCLTGAVEVQVSEDPVVALVDADATLRCSFSLEPGFSLAQLNLIWQLTDTKQLVHSFTEGRDQGSAYANRTALFPELLEQGNASLRLQRVRVTDEGSYTCFVSIQDFDSAAVSLQVAAPYSKPSMTLEPNKDLRPGNIVTITCSSYQGYPEAEVLWKDGQGLPLTGNVTTSQMANERGLFDVHSVLRVVLGANGIYSCLVRNPVLQQDAHGSVTITGQPMAFPPEALWVTVGLSVCLVVLLVALAFVCWRKIKQSCEEENAGAEDQDGDGEGSKTALRPLKHSENKEDDGQEIA from the exons ATGCTGTGTGGATGGGGTGGCcccagtgtgggtgtgtgtatgcgCACAGCACTGGGAGTGCTGTACTTCTGCCTCACAG GAGCTGTGGAGGTCCAAGTCTCTGAAGACCCTGTGGTGGCGTTGGTGGATGCTGATGCCACCCTCCGCTGCTCCTTTTCTCTGGAGCCTGGCTTCAGTCTGGCACAGCTCAACCTCATCTGGCAGCTGACAGACACCAAACAGCTGGTGCACAGCTTTACTGAGGGGCGGGACCAAGGCAGTGCCTATGCCAACCGCACAGCACTCTTCCCTGAGTTGTTGGAGCAGGGCAATGCATCCTTGCGGCTGCAGCGCGTCCGAGTAACCGATGAGGGCAGCTACACGTGCTTTGTGAGCATCCAGGACTTTGACAGTGCTGCTGTTAGCCTTCAGGTGGCAG CTCCCTACTCGAAGCCCAGCATGACTCTGGAGCCCAACAAAGACCTTCGTCCTGGGAACATAGTGACCATCACGTGCTCCAGCTACCAGGGCTATCCCGAGGCTGAGGTGCTTTGGAAGGATGGGCAGGGACTGCCCTTGACTGGCAATGTGACCACATCCCAGATGGCCAATGAGCGGGGCTTGTTTGATGTTCACAGCGTGCTGAGGGTGGTGCTGGGTGCTAATGGCATCTATAGCTGCCTGGTACGCAACCCGGTGTTGCAGCAAGATGCTCATGGCTCAGTCACCATCACAG ggCAGCCTATGGCATTCCCCCCTGAGGCTCTATGGGTGACCGTGgggctctctgtctgtcttgtgGTACTGCTGGTGGCCTTGGCCTTTGTGTGCTGGAGGAAAATCAAGCAGAGCTGTGAGGAGGAGAATGCAG GCGCTGAGGACCAGGATGGGGATGGAGAAGGATCCAAGACAG cTCTGCGGCCTCTGAAACACTCTGAAAACAAAGAAG ATGATGGACAAGAAATAGCCTGA
- the Cd276 gene encoding CD276 antigen isoform X3, protein MLCGWGGPSVGVCMRTALGVLYFCLTGAVEVQVSEDPVVALVDADATLRCSFSLEPGFSLAQLNLIWQLTDTKQLVHSFTEGRDQGSAYANRTALFPELLEQGNASLRLQRVRVTDEGSYTCFVSIQDFDSAAVSLQVAAPYSKPSMTLEPNKDLRPGNIVTITCSSYQGYPEAEVLWKDGQGLPLTGNVTTSQMANERGLFDVHSVLRVVLGANGIYSCLVRNPVLQQDAHGSVTITGQPMAFPPEALWVTVGLSVCLVVLLVALAFVCWRKIKQSCEEENAGAEDQDGDGEGSKTALRPLKHSENKEGACPF, encoded by the exons ATGCTGTGTGGATGGGGTGGCcccagtgtgggtgtgtgtatgcgCACAGCACTGGGAGTGCTGTACTTCTGCCTCACAG GAGCTGTGGAGGTCCAAGTCTCTGAAGACCCTGTGGTGGCGTTGGTGGATGCTGATGCCACCCTCCGCTGCTCCTTTTCTCTGGAGCCTGGCTTCAGTCTGGCACAGCTCAACCTCATCTGGCAGCTGACAGACACCAAACAGCTGGTGCACAGCTTTACTGAGGGGCGGGACCAAGGCAGTGCCTATGCCAACCGCACAGCACTCTTCCCTGAGTTGTTGGAGCAGGGCAATGCATCCTTGCGGCTGCAGCGCGTCCGAGTAACCGATGAGGGCAGCTACACGTGCTTTGTGAGCATCCAGGACTTTGACAGTGCTGCTGTTAGCCTTCAGGTGGCAG CTCCCTACTCGAAGCCCAGCATGACTCTGGAGCCCAACAAAGACCTTCGTCCTGGGAACATAGTGACCATCACGTGCTCCAGCTACCAGGGCTATCCCGAGGCTGAGGTGCTTTGGAAGGATGGGCAGGGACTGCCCTTGACTGGCAATGTGACCACATCCCAGATGGCCAATGAGCGGGGCTTGTTTGATGTTCACAGCGTGCTGAGGGTGGTGCTGGGTGCTAATGGCATCTATAGCTGCCTGGTACGCAACCCGGTGTTGCAGCAAGATGCTCATGGCTCAGTCACCATCACAG ggCAGCCTATGGCATTCCCCCCTGAGGCTCTATGGGTGACCGTGgggctctctgtctgtcttgtgGTACTGCTGGTGGCCTTGGCCTTTGTGTGCTGGAGGAAAATCAAGCAGAGCTGTGAGGAGGAGAATGCAG GCGCTGAGGACCAGGATGGGGATGGAGAAGGATCCAAGACAG cTCTGCGGCCTCTGAAACACTCTGAAAACAAAGAAG GGGCGTGCCCATTCTAG
- the Cd276 gene encoding CD276 antigen isoform X4, with translation MEKISAHMAGAAICQGEPSCQLPHRKMLCGWGGPSVGVCMRTALGVLYFCLTGAVEVQVSEDPVVALVDADATLRCSFSLEPGFSLAQLNLIWQLTDTKQLVHSFTEGRDQGSAYANRTALFPELLEQGNASLRLQRVRVTDEGSYTCFVSIQDFDSAAVSLQVAAPYSKPSMTLEPNKDLRPGNIVTITCSSYQGYPEAEVLWKDGQGLPLTGNVTTSQMANERGLFDVHSVLRVVLGANGIYSCLVRNPVLQQDAHGSVTITGQPMAFPPEALWVTVGLSVCLVVLLVALAFVCWRKIKQSCEEENAGAEDQDGDGEGSKTALRPLKHSENKEGSLPESENPYDPAWRAGVKARGELI, from the exons gCAGGAGCAGCCATCTGCCAAGGAGAGCCCAGCTGTCAGCTGCCTCACAGGAAGATGCTGTGTGGATGGGGTGGCcccagtgtgggtgtgtgtatgcgCACAGCACTGGGAGTGCTGTACTTCTGCCTCACAG GAGCTGTGGAGGTCCAAGTCTCTGAAGACCCTGTGGTGGCGTTGGTGGATGCTGATGCCACCCTCCGCTGCTCCTTTTCTCTGGAGCCTGGCTTCAGTCTGGCACAGCTCAACCTCATCTGGCAGCTGACAGACACCAAACAGCTGGTGCACAGCTTTACTGAGGGGCGGGACCAAGGCAGTGCCTATGCCAACCGCACAGCACTCTTCCCTGAGTTGTTGGAGCAGGGCAATGCATCCTTGCGGCTGCAGCGCGTCCGAGTAACCGATGAGGGCAGCTACACGTGCTTTGTGAGCATCCAGGACTTTGACAGTGCTGCTGTTAGCCTTCAGGTGGCAG CTCCCTACTCGAAGCCCAGCATGACTCTGGAGCCCAACAAAGACCTTCGTCCTGGGAACATAGTGACCATCACGTGCTCCAGCTACCAGGGCTATCCCGAGGCTGAGGTGCTTTGGAAGGATGGGCAGGGACTGCCCTTGACTGGCAATGTGACCACATCCCAGATGGCCAATGAGCGGGGCTTGTTTGATGTTCACAGCGTGCTGAGGGTGGTGCTGGGTGCTAATGGCATCTATAGCTGCCTGGTACGCAACCCGGTGTTGCAGCAAGATGCTCATGGCTCAGTCACCATCACAG ggCAGCCTATGGCATTCCCCCCTGAGGCTCTATGGGTGACCGTGgggctctctgtctgtcttgtgGTACTGCTGGTGGCCTTGGCCTTTGTGTGCTGGAGGAAAATCAAGCAGAGCTGTGAGGAGGAGAATGCAG GCGCTGAGGACCAGGATGGGGATGGAGAAGGATCCAAGACAG cTCTGCGGCCTCTGAAACACTCTGAAAACAAAGAAG gaagtcTCCCAGAATCAGAAAACCCTTATGATCCTGCATGGAGGGCTGGAGTCAAGGCAAGAGGAGAGCTTATTTAA
- the Cd276 gene encoding CD276 antigen isoform X1 yields the protein MLCGWGGPSVGVCMRTALGVLYFCLTGAVEVQVSEDPVVALVDADATLRCSFSLEPGFSLAQLNLIWQLTDTKQLVHSFTEGRDQGSAYANRTALFPELLEQGNASLRLQRVRVTDEGSYTCFVSIQDFDSAAVSLQVAAPYSKPSMTLEPNKDLRPGNIVTITCSSYQGYPEAEVLWKDGQGLPLTGNVTTSQMANERGLFDVHSVLRVVLGANGIYSCLVRNPVLQQDAHGSVTITGQPMAFPPEALWVTVGLSVCLVVLLVALAFVCWRKIKQSCEEENAGAEDQDGDGEGSKTALRPLKHSENKEGPPEGLDPC from the exons ATGCTGTGTGGATGGGGTGGCcccagtgtgggtgtgtgtatgcgCACAGCACTGGGAGTGCTGTACTTCTGCCTCACAG GAGCTGTGGAGGTCCAAGTCTCTGAAGACCCTGTGGTGGCGTTGGTGGATGCTGATGCCACCCTCCGCTGCTCCTTTTCTCTGGAGCCTGGCTTCAGTCTGGCACAGCTCAACCTCATCTGGCAGCTGACAGACACCAAACAGCTGGTGCACAGCTTTACTGAGGGGCGGGACCAAGGCAGTGCCTATGCCAACCGCACAGCACTCTTCCCTGAGTTGTTGGAGCAGGGCAATGCATCCTTGCGGCTGCAGCGCGTCCGAGTAACCGATGAGGGCAGCTACACGTGCTTTGTGAGCATCCAGGACTTTGACAGTGCTGCTGTTAGCCTTCAGGTGGCAG CTCCCTACTCGAAGCCCAGCATGACTCTGGAGCCCAACAAAGACCTTCGTCCTGGGAACATAGTGACCATCACGTGCTCCAGCTACCAGGGCTATCCCGAGGCTGAGGTGCTTTGGAAGGATGGGCAGGGACTGCCCTTGACTGGCAATGTGACCACATCCCAGATGGCCAATGAGCGGGGCTTGTTTGATGTTCACAGCGTGCTGAGGGTGGTGCTGGGTGCTAATGGCATCTATAGCTGCCTGGTACGCAACCCGGTGTTGCAGCAAGATGCTCATGGCTCAGTCACCATCACAG ggCAGCCTATGGCATTCCCCCCTGAGGCTCTATGGGTGACCGTGgggctctctgtctgtcttgtgGTACTGCTGGTGGCCTTGGCCTTTGTGTGCTGGAGGAAAATCAAGCAGAGCTGTGAGGAGGAGAATGCAG GCGCTGAGGACCAGGATGGGGATGGAGAAGGATCCAAGACAG cTCTGCGGCCTCTGAAACACTCTGAAAACAAAGAAG
- the Cd276 gene encoding CD276 antigen isoform X5, which produces MLCGWGGPSVGVCMRTALGVLYFCLTGAVEVQVSEDPVVALVDADATLRCSFSLEPGFSLAQLNLIWQLTDTKQLVHSFTEGRDQGSAYANRTALFPELLEQGNASLRLQRVRVTDEGSYTCFVSIQDFDSAAVSLQVAAPYSKPSMTLEPNKDLRPGNIVTITCSSYQGYPEAEVLWKDGQGLPLTGNVTTSQMANERGLFDVHSVLRVVLGANGIYSCLVRNPVLQQDAHGSVTITGQPMAFPPEALWVTVGLSVCLVVLLVALAFVCWRKIKQSCEEENAGAEDQDGDGEGSKTALRPLKHSENKEGSLPESENPYDPAWRAGVKARGELI; this is translated from the exons ATGCTGTGTGGATGGGGTGGCcccagtgtgggtgtgtgtatgcgCACAGCACTGGGAGTGCTGTACTTCTGCCTCACAG GAGCTGTGGAGGTCCAAGTCTCTGAAGACCCTGTGGTGGCGTTGGTGGATGCTGATGCCACCCTCCGCTGCTCCTTTTCTCTGGAGCCTGGCTTCAGTCTGGCACAGCTCAACCTCATCTGGCAGCTGACAGACACCAAACAGCTGGTGCACAGCTTTACTGAGGGGCGGGACCAAGGCAGTGCCTATGCCAACCGCACAGCACTCTTCCCTGAGTTGTTGGAGCAGGGCAATGCATCCTTGCGGCTGCAGCGCGTCCGAGTAACCGATGAGGGCAGCTACACGTGCTTTGTGAGCATCCAGGACTTTGACAGTGCTGCTGTTAGCCTTCAGGTGGCAG CTCCCTACTCGAAGCCCAGCATGACTCTGGAGCCCAACAAAGACCTTCGTCCTGGGAACATAGTGACCATCACGTGCTCCAGCTACCAGGGCTATCCCGAGGCTGAGGTGCTTTGGAAGGATGGGCAGGGACTGCCCTTGACTGGCAATGTGACCACATCCCAGATGGCCAATGAGCGGGGCTTGTTTGATGTTCACAGCGTGCTGAGGGTGGTGCTGGGTGCTAATGGCATCTATAGCTGCCTGGTACGCAACCCGGTGTTGCAGCAAGATGCTCATGGCTCAGTCACCATCACAG ggCAGCCTATGGCATTCCCCCCTGAGGCTCTATGGGTGACCGTGgggctctctgtctgtcttgtgGTACTGCTGGTGGCCTTGGCCTTTGTGTGCTGGAGGAAAATCAAGCAGAGCTGTGAGGAGGAGAATGCAG GCGCTGAGGACCAGGATGGGGATGGAGAAGGATCCAAGACAG cTCTGCGGCCTCTGAAACACTCTGAAAACAAAGAAG gaagtcTCCCAGAATCAGAAAACCCTTATGATCCTGCATGGAGGGCTGGAGTCAAGGCAAGAGGAGAGCTTATTTAA